The DNA sequence CAACCTCCTGCAGGCTACTACAAGTTGAACTGGGATGTAGCCATCAACACTGCTCAGGGACTAGTGGGGGTTGGTGCTATTTTGAGAGACCACATGGGAAGAAGCATCGGCACTATTCAGGCCAGAAGGGAGCTGAATTTGGATCCTTTTAGTGGGGAAGCTTATGCCTTAATGATGGGTGTGGTCTTTTGTAAGGATGTTGGTGTCTCTAGGCTGGTGGTCGAGGGAGATGCAGTACAAGTCATCAGGCTTCTTAGTGGCAGTGTCCTTGATTGTAGCTACGGTGGATTGGTAGTGGAAGATGCCAAGAGGGAGCTGAACTCTTTTGGTAAATGGGCAGCAACTCACACGAGGAGGGAAGGCAACAAGGCAGCCCATACTTTGGCCAGAAATGCTCTTACTCTTTCGAATGATTTGTTAGAACTTGAATTTACGCCAGTTTGTATTCAGCAGATAGTAAGAAGTGAAATGTCTGTAATGTCTTTTTAAGGAAATGAAGTatctcctttcaaaaaaaaaaaaaaaaattcctatcGCTAGttttaggggaaaaaaaaaaaactactatgcCCGCTAACTTTGACCGCTCAAGAGTACTgcttgataaattttatttttatttttttatttagtgattaagaaagtaattttaagtatattgatgtattttttatttttaaaaaatattaaatatattaaaaaatatgaaaaataaaagtaattagCGATTAAATGGAGAGGTGCTACTCAGGCGGCTGAGTAGCCCGCTCTCTAATTTTAAGCAAGAAATGATAGAAGGGCATAATAATCTCTTGCTTTACAAGGCAAAGTTTTTGCATTCTTAGTTAAATTTGTGTATATCTAAAAGAGATAATTGTTATAGTGACAAATAGATtatgcaaaaataattttataaactaacatgatttcatctaatctgttagatttactttataataaaaataactttacaatctgacgaacCACATGATGCCATATCAGTTTATGGGATTACTTTTATATAGTCAAtttgtgactaaagtatttATCTATCTAAAATTTGAGTACTTCATCTTCTTTATTCTCTGCAACACTAAATATTTGGTTGTCagaaaaattagaaacaaaataaataaataaataaatcaagtaGCTACTAATTTGCAATCACtatataatcaaatgaattGCAGTGTTGCCTTGATCCGATTGTCCTTcacaagaaaagaagaagaggtaATTAGtataaagtaataatttttatctgCACAAAACCTTTGTATAGGCAAAAGGTTGGCTGAAGCCTTTGGACAAtgcaaaacattttttaagtTGAACTTTGGAATGAGGAGAGTAGAGAGTAGAGTAACTAGTGTTTTGAATGTTGAGGTCAGCTCCATCACCAACAACAACTGTTTCATGACCTTGGGATGGCTCTTGAATGGCGAGATCTTCAATTAAGTTGATTTGTGATGTGTGCATTGGCACCACTATCACATACCATGGCTGACTATCAAACTCTTGGTTGGATTGTGCTACCATTGAAGCTAGTTGTGGAGGACGATGGCGCCCTTGATAGGAATAAACCATATGGTGAAAACAATCCAAAACTTCATTATTTGATCTGCCACATATCTTACATGGAGCCTTGGTGGCGTCACTGATGTTTGGGAGATGCTGCTGTAAGTGATGATGGCCACCAGAAGATTTGGAATTCACATTTCTTGGTGGAACCGAAAGGGTTTCTGTGATTTTTGTCCCTTTTTGGGAAAATTTGGAGAGTTGCCACGAGGAGGGTACCTATTTGATGAAGAGAAGCCTTGCTTTTGCACAAATAATGCAAAGTTGGAGGGATCTGGTACTGCAGCCTATTGTTGCTGCAAAAAAATCTCATGGTTGAGTAGTTCCTCTTACAAATCAGCAAAAGATAGAGGATGTCTCGAGTAGCCAATGAGAATGAGTTCACAAAGGAATGGGATTAGGGATTGAGGCCACTATGgataaaagaaatgagatctttATCATCAATGGGCTTCCCTATTGCTGCAAGCTGGTCTGCAAGAGACTTGGCTCCTTGTAGATATTCAGAGCAAGATTTACTGCCTTAAGAGTGACATTGAAGTTGTCTCTTTAAATGAGACACTCAGGATACAGATTGTGAGGCAAACCGACGGAAAAGTGTAGTCCACACTTCTTGAGATGTATTTAGTTTGAAAACAATGGACACAACAGACTCGGACAAAGTCATGTTGATCCAACCAAGAACATGTTGGTCCTTTTTCACCCAAGCAGAATGTGCTGGGTTTGGGATCTATTTGCCTCGATCATTAGCAAGAAAGGGATGAGGGCATGCAGGTTCTCAGAACCATCCAAAATGCCCATCATGTCATGACTTCTCAGAATAGAAACCATCTGAGACAGCCACTGGAGGTAGTTGCCACCATCTAACTTCGCACCAGAAAACCGTGTGAAGGAAGGAAAAACAGTTGAAGAATGAGATGCCATTTTATCATGGCAAAGGTGTGGACAGAGGCGTTGGCCTAGCAGTGCTTTGATACCATGATCAAGATTATAACAGAATGGTGATCAACTTGTTCAAAACCATGAATTGTATTTCATAATATAGAGCTGTACAGAGTACAAGGAATTGGAAGATACAATCTCAGGATTTGCAATATAATACTATTCAAGGAAACAATACACGTAATAGATTATacattgaaaaggaaaaacataacTTGCCATACTAGGATGATACTCAAGATCCTGGTAGTTGATCATCGTGATCTCCAAAcgattttgagttgatatgttgcatgttttttttccatataattAGGCTACTCTTCACTGGGAGATACTCTTAACAATATATTGCATGTACGTGGAGTATGATGATTCATCTTGGTTGGTTAATGATTTCTCTGTCCATATTCCAAACCAAAAATCGGAGCTCACAAACATGAAAACATGCATTTTCTTCTAACTTGTAATgaatgaagggaaaaaaaaaaaaaaactaagccACATTTgaatttttactttaaaaagaCCAGTTAAGGTTACAATCTGAACTCTCTGGAGTCATATGAAAAGGCCATGAAGTACTCCCTCCGAGTTGATTAATATGAGATCTCATTCCCTACTTTTTTTATACTCAATCCAAaggtattatataatatgtggaAACCAGTCTAGCCGTTACAAGGgtattgtatttatttaataaattacacAATATGCAGAGATTACAAGGGAGGGAGTCAAAGCTGTAACGAGGGAGAGAGTCACGATAGTAAAACTGCAATGCATATCTGTCATATAAATGGTCTACATTTTTTGTCTTAGTTTAAGTTGAAAACAATGACCTCAATGGACTGATATTATTAGTCACTCAACTTTGGTTCTTTGATGGCTCTGCATAAAATTAAGGGCAATCTGGCACCCCCAGTTCCATATAAATGTCCATATATTAGTAACAGCACCATTGATATGAACATTTAGGATGAGAAAGGTGGACTTCCATGCAATTCCATGGTTTGATGTGAGTGTGGTGCTTGGCTTGTTTACAGGAACTTGTGAAAATATGGAGTTCTTTAATTCCATAccat is a window from the Carya illinoinensis cultivar Pawnee chromosome 14, C.illinoinensisPawnee_v1, whole genome shotgun sequence genome containing:
- the LOC122293845 gene encoding uncharacterized protein LOC122293845, which produces MANLKRRHIVTESYCPVCKLECETTEHALWSCEAARDVWSQCRKKIQKLNLNCVSFKETWGILSQQLPGEELMEVAVICRSLWTRRNGFIHGKGFMHPNQVLSKALDEIEAYKSSRDHQSSSPASHGEGSASVWIQPPAGYYKLNWDVAINTAQGLVGVGAILRDHMGRSIGTIQARRELNLDPFSGEAYALMMGVVFCKDVGVSRLVVEGDAVQVIRLLSGSVLDCSYGGLVVEDAKRELNSFGKWAATHTRREGNKAAHTLARNALTLSNDLLELEFTPVCIQQIVRSEMSVMSF